In Torulaspora globosa chromosome 1, complete sequence, a genomic segment contains:
- the PUP1 gene encoding proteasome core particle subunit beta 2 (ancestral locus Anc_5.507) — MAGLSFDNYQRNNFLTSKSYSQPKATSTGTTIVGVKFNNGVVIAADTRSTQGPIVADKNCAKLHRIAPRIWCAGAGTAADTEAVTQLIGSNLELHSLYVNRQPRVVSAMQMLKQHLFKYQGHIGAYLIVAGVDPTGAHLFSIHAHGSTDVGYYLSLGSGSLAAMAVLESKWKQDLTKEEAIKLASDAIEAGIWNDLGSGSNVDVCVMEIGKDAEYLRNHLTPNVREPKQQSYKFARGTTATLRESIVKICDIEEETVDIVG, encoded by the coding sequence ATGGCGGGTCTTTCATTCGATAACTACCAGAGAAACAACTTCCTAACATCGAAATCGTACTCCCAACCCAAGGCGACGTCGACTGGTACGACAATTGTTGGTGTGAAATTTAACAATGGAGTGGTAATTGCCGCAGATACAAGGTCTACTCAGGGTCCTATTGTGGCTGATAAGAACTGTGCCAAGTTGCATCGTATCGCTCCGCGTATATGGTGTGCTGGAGCTGGTACTGCGGCAGACACGGAGGCAGTGACTCAACTGATTGGATCTAATTTAGAGCTACATTCGCTTTACGTCAACAGGCAGCCCCGTGTGGTGTCTGCTATGCAAATGCTGAAGCAGCATCTTTTCAAGTACCAGGGTCACATCGGGGCGTACCTGATTGTGGCCGGTGTGGACCCCACGGGCGCCCATCTGTTTTCTATTCATGCACATGGCTCTACGGATGTTGGCTACTATCTGTCGCTGGGATCCGGTTCTTTGGCCGCGATGGCGGTCCTCGAGTCGAAGTGGAAACAAGACCTTACTAAGGAGGAGGCGATCAAGCTTGCGTCAGACGCTATTGAGGCCGGTATATGGAACGATCTGGGCTCTGGTTCTAACGTGGATGTCTGTGTGATGGAGATCGGCAAGGATGCAGAGTATCTGAGGAACCATCTGACTCCAAACGTCAGAGAACCAAAACAGCAAAGCTATAAATTCGCCAGGGGCACCACAGCAACGCTCAGGGAAAGCATTGTGAAGATCTGtgacattgaagaagaaacgGTAGATATCGTGGGATAG
- the PET123 gene encoding mitochondrial 37S ribosomal protein mS26 PET123 (ancestral locus Anc_5.505), with amino-acid sequence MPKTTTNCERLIQSSSWEAQLAEFRSILRVLSMGKGLAKHGFKSGVLPVTRSILKNPTTKQETIVAKVNAPKPKGPKGVGYAEGVAHPKNSHREPSRVKFLDVEELIQKTAAAPSGIKASVTPQQQTKLRKAELRRQYLSEAFRQEEARLIALGKLMEEKKEALEQERKAEISLLNQSKSSDLTIPTLEGILEGPLMRQRTPEEKKLHRMKRKYNREVMEFRAKERKLEDLLHLYHVSDEFIVTEAQLLKKIDEAFANEGSDVLRTRLSMGASRIRSRNESSIGDALFGTLGAGEHVGLPPVKEFLSGEMKSFADQVDLKSSQIIAQKKSDVDTILQA; translated from the coding sequence ATGCCTAAGACTACAACTAACTGTGAGAGATTGATCCAATCAAGCAGCTGGGAGGCTCAATTGGCTGAATTTCGATCTATTCTTCGTGTGCTTTCAATGGGTAAAGGTCTGGCAAAGCACGGGTTCAAGAGCGGTGTCCTACCGGTGACTAGATCCATACTGAAAAATCCTACCACTAAACAAGAGACCATTGTTGCGAAAGTCAATGCTCCAAAGCCAAAAGGACCTAAGGGAGTAGGCTACGCGGAGGGAGTTGCCCACCCAAAAAATTCTCACAGGGAGCCCAGTCGTGTGAAGTTTTTGgacgttgaagaactgATTCAGAAGACTGCAGCAGCACCATCAGGCATTAAAGCTAGTGTGACACCACAGCAACAGACGAAATTGCGAAAGGCAGAGTTGAGAAGACAGTACCTGTCGGAAGCGTTCCGCCAAGAGGAAGCCAGATTGATAGCGCTGGGCAAACTgatggaagagaagaaagaagcgCTGGAACAGGAGAGAAAAGCGGAGATATCACTGTTGAATCAGAGCAAATCGTCGGATTTAACCATTCCAACGTTGGAGGGCATACTGGAGGGCCCGTTGATGAGACAACGAACCCCtgaggagaagaaacttcACAGGATGAAGCGCAAGTATAACAGGGAAGTGATGGAATTCAGGGCCAAGGAGCGGAAGCTGGAGGACTTGCTACACCTGTACCACGTTTCGGATGAATTCATCGTCACCGAAGCGCAGctactgaagaagatcgacGAAGCCTTTGCCAACGAAGGCTCTGACGTACTCAGAACAAGACTAAGCATGGGAGCCTCCAGAATAAGGTCCAGAAACGAGAGCAGCATCGGCGACGCGCTGTTCGGCACGCTGGGAGCCGGCGAGCACGTCGGCCTGCCACCTGTGAAAGAGTTTCTAAGCGGCGaaatgaagagctttgcAGACCAAGTCGATCTGAAAAGCTCACAGATAATAGCccagaagaagagcgaCGTCGACACCATCCTTCAGGCTTGA
- the SIZ1 gene encoding SUMO ligase SIZ1 (ancestral locus Anc_5.509) has translation MTPNAAAGMGRGLHQEIQEVTAQMEMLKVPELKAICRSMSQPIAGRKADLQDRIRTFLKDSCTIGNLDPWRPKAVRILIEKLKLGETLPKYEDLWKTLRTGAYYHPVATGHQPVSSLEQPSRTAGAPSQVGHGYAAWPSEVARSEAPKAAAAKRPCLYFKPTPFYKLIKLIPETAQKINITSVRGACIAKFKLSKADWTMLESDKKYRLYLLCGAYGNAPSAAGEYIQFPHPNEIRFNNVQVKDNVRGLKNKLGTAKPADLTPYLRPYPQQNILEVVYAFTKNEYCIYCYIVEVVTPEHLLEEVLKRPKIIKAATLNYIKKCLSEEEDDLITTSTVMTLQCPVSYTRMRYPVKSIMCNHLQCYDALWYIYSQLQVPTWQCPVCQIDIKLSDLAICEYVDEILKNSNEDVEQVELSTDGSWRPLEEESNKPKESSKAADTVVKKEFSEDSDENDVPLSKLVGNNSMTGTPANEPVVISLDSDTEENTNHETEQNANKATVQNTHNTNSIPSGGWYMDHAPSISGPTLDPRAHGTNTPTVPRQMMEANENSLSFVNRTQQIPNILGKTPLNNGELHQEASLPEPASPTPISSNRGQQTPALSASESPMGLEECNPQISGADELAASPPSLRRPSNPQTTSILGLTGQVMRPPEIRGSIPPLTNNNGDSRPANGSLHNGLEYNNLINGNENAAEVPQLPPLPSRPLASNIGNARLDSPVQGSGPLASPTGGPLPPAHPRGRRPIVSPFIPKKPYLNLLPQKRHIANTSPPSPNSFGAEPHALGTSASEGLMRSDDVIDLTSD, from the coding sequence ATGACGCCTAATGCGGCAGCTGGGATGGGCAGAGGTTTACATCAAGAGATACAAGAGGTCACTGCACAGATGGAAATGCTGAAGGTTCCAGAACTTAAAGCTATCTGTCGGTCGATGTCTCAGCCGATTGCAGGACGAAAGGCGGATTTGCAAGACCGCATAAGAAcctttttgaaagattcaTGCACTATAGGGAACTTAGATCCATGGAGACCCAAAGCAGTGCGAATATTGattgaaaagttgaaaTTGGGAGAGACTCTACCCAAATATGAGGATCTTTGGAAAACGCTGAGGACGGGTGCGTATTATCATCCAGTGGCTACGGGCCATCAGCCCGTGAGCTCTTTAGAGCAGCCGTCTAGGACGGCTGGAGCACCGTCTCAGGTGGGACATGGATACGCAGCATGGCCCAGCGAGGTAGCGAGATCAGAAGCTCCCaaagctgcagcagctAAACGCCCATGTCTCTATTTCAAACCGACGCCATTCTACAAGTTGATCAAACTGATACCAGAGACAGCTCAGAAGATCAATATTACTTCGGTTAGAGGCGCTTGCATCGCCAAATTTAAACTATCGAAGGCAGATTGGACGATGCTTGAATCTGATAAGAAGTATAGACTATATCTACTATGTGGAGCATACGGAAATGCTCCTTCCGCCGCTGGCGAGTACATTCAATTCCCGCATCCCAATGAGATAAGATTCAACAATGTACAAGTAAAGGACAACGTACGAGGTTTGAAGAATAAACTTGGTACTGCGAAGCCAGCCGATTTGACCCCATATCTGAGGCCGTATCCACAACAGAACATACTGGAAGTTGTGTACGCGTTCACCAAGAACGAATACTGCATATATTGCTATATCGTGGAGGTGGTGACACCAGAGCATCTGCTCGAGGAAGTACTTAAAAGGCCGAAAATAATAAAAGCGGCAACATTGAATTATATCAAGAAATGTTTGAGCGAAGAGGAGGACGATCTGATAACTACTTCGACAGTAATGACTTTGCAATGTCCCGTTTCCTATACACGAATGCGATACCCGGTAAAATCTATCATGTGCAACCATTTGCAATGCTATGATGCTCTTTGGTATATATACTCACAGTTGCAAGTTCCAACTTGGCAATGCCCCGTTTGTCAGATTGATATAAAATTGAGTGATTTGGCCATTTGTGAGTATGTCGATGAGATTTTAAAGAATTCTAATGAAGATGTCGAGCAGGTAGAACTGTCGACGGACGGCTCATGGAGGCCATTGGAGGAAGAGTCGAATAAACCAAAAGAATCATCAAAAGCAGCAGACACAGTTGTAAAAAAGGAATTTAGCGAAGACAGTGACGAGAATGATGTGCCCTTGTCAAAGCTTGTGGGAAATAACTCGATGACGGGAACTCCTGCCAACGAACCGGTAGTTATATCACTTGATAGTGATACTGAAGAGAATACGAATCATGAAACAGAACAAAATGCCAACAAAGCCACTGTACAAAATACACATAATACCAACTCAATACCGTCTGGCGGTTGGTATATGGACCATGCACCCAGTATCTCTGGTCCCACTTTAGATCCCAGAGCACATGGAACTAATACACCAACGGTTCCTCGGCAGATGATGGAAGCGAATGAGAACAGTCTCTCATTTGTAAACCGCACCCAACAAATACCCAACATACTCGGAAAAACTCCACTCAATAATGGTGAGCTACATCAGGAGGCCTCTTTACCCGAACCTGCATCACCCACTCCCATTTCAAGCAATAGGGGACAGCAAACTCCTGCCCTCTCAGCAAGCGAGAGTCCTATGGGTCTCGAAGAATGCAATCCTCAGATATCTGGCGCGGATGAACTGGCTGCATCGCCGCCTAGTCTTCGACGACCATCCAACCCACAAACGACGTCGATACTAGGGCTGACCGGACAGGTAATGAGACCGCCAGAGATCCGAGGTTCCATACCGCCTTTGACGAATAATAATGGCGATTCGAGGCCTGCAAACGGGAGTCTGCACAATGGACTCGAATACAATAATCTCATTAACGGAAATGAAAATGCGGCTGAAGTTCCTCAACTTCCACCCTTGCCCTCACGGCCTCTCGCCTCTAACATAGGCAATGCAAGATTAGACAGTCCTGTGCAGGGGAGCGGTCCATTAGCAAGTCCGACCGGCGGCCCACTTCCTCCGGCGCACCCAAGAGGCAGAAGGCCCATCGTATCGCCATTCATACCGAAAAAACCGTATCTGAACCTTTTACCCCAGAAAAGACATATAGCAAACACCTCACCTCCTTCTCCCAACAGTTTTGGTGCTGAACCACACGCGCTGGGTACCTCAGCATCTGAAGGGTTGATGCGATCGGACGATGTCATAGACTTGACATCAGATTAG
- the TRS120 gene encoding TRAPPII-specific subunit TRS120 (ancestral locus Anc_5.506), whose product MKLHVGCASFVDPSKIRTLVVPVGKWRREEFLGAVAKLQRFSEIRLLDITPIESSLFTPQGFPSGRLFFTFSSSGYNDSLNLFLYDFEPFRKIFVVIGLVNEHGDLESDLAKLKERYPTVISHNLIVVSKDAISTENSNVFHCGPKLEDKLETTLCDIGKNFLLALNHYYSSYKHVTLRSPGAIGGNAVLKTSLTRQIAALNAATATSANASKRLSSIEIATNGIKRSASLKLAKSLTTTENRSQNRSRGRQLKILGNFQLLAGRYTDALASFGEAITLLHKVRDHLWLGSALDGIAICFLLLSYLQISFQIPSIINVLCPHQASNAISETDSPRNSVSHTPMRSPRGSSSSLSSAAAIDVESANLPKLIKSISEKIMYYYELSLSHTSDYAPQMVYSEILLKTLSFMVCCRSSAGLSSDDLRLIIDGTLPQPAKFDCSTLEPAFTSHEVYFFANRLFDLQLKEMDVESQCDIYMHLAKVYRSLGFERKRAFVLRLLLVAIVSNTDDILLTPDYRAHLENMAQLYGIKSSLALEAMVDEQGDISWLNLQKRCLQLCLAVASRAKDRKLSAHYSLLLIGRYTHLLTQSEQVNLLNNHIEPLISDGCIDSYWDPYLLRDIKFARLEYTGSAVDGAEFPVEMQMAPFEKQDGEVTELDTHQVFNPFKAVQAASKTSDSNSVQGTFLVGDRAMVSCMVQNPFKFEISIKELNFDAEAGKHVELDQNDITLKTPIFVSPESTRLVNLPVNFKAPTGSELLSISSLKMSVMGLPPRAFTMVPSETGFSDHQKLDGDQTLGNRVKIKILPQQPELQVLRTENITDNSWMMLHGTKQIVSVVFRNKSLSCSIDYLQFSHLTNIEKSFKTDYWKKLPYDDLYGVEKQLEWLKNSCIKILEAPTKMAPNEVAKVKIEIDATSVPLQFDGFDVIVNYGMHASKKSYMYMKTLCLPYEVSLKRSIEVPGIEIVPLNELFAPEMETVDWVEFVMNKRRSEQNFRVGDYVLLLLDIRNSWIDGVSLDLSFQDFRSHQHLIEAEHTTRVVVPIKKIEHQHVPFRARPIPRVFNNRQYIQSGLSEDQEREMREKFWCREHILSHLQCRWHLAKDSSITGEVDFRQFLDKLDDLMVKNLYLDRSPYLVDLALDKTNITRNQSVHARVTITPAAARHATSEPLLLSFMIFDHHTSKVLPSSSRRILYNGTLTRHIVAVKETKLALELIPIEPGTYEICALITNSNEDRPMSLSNQEPVTLLVT is encoded by the coding sequence ATGAAATTACATGTCGGCTGTGCGAGCTTTGTGGATCCTTCTAAGATCCGGACTCTGGTCGTCCCAGTCGGCAAATGGAGACGTGAAGAGTTTCTTGGGGCAGTGGCTAAGCTGCAGAGATTCAGCGAGATCAGACTTCTGGATATCACTCCGATAGAGAGCTCTTTGTTCACTCCTCAGGGGTTTCCAAGCGGCAGACTGTTCTTCACGTTTAGCAGTTCGGGATACAACGACTCTTTGAACCTGTTTCTGTATGATTTTGAGCCATTCAGGAAGATCTTTGTGGTGATTGGCCTGGTGAATGAACACGGTGATCTTGAGTCTGATTTGGCAAAGCTGAAGGAGCGGTATCCTACGGTAATATCGCACAACTTGATCGTAGTATCGAAAGACGCGATCTCGACAGAAAACTCTAATGTGTTCCACTGCGGTCCAAAGCTCGAGGACAAGCTAGAGACAACCCTATGTGATATTGGTAAGAATTTTCTGCTGGCATTGAACCATTATTATTCTTCCTACAAACATGTCACACTGCGTTCGCCTGGGGCAATCGGCGGGAATGCTGTGTTGAAGACCTCTCTGACAAGACAGATCGCAGCGTTGAATGCCGCTACCGCGACTTCTGCGAATGCTTCCAAGAGATTGTCATCGATTGAAATTGCAACGAATGGTATCAAACGATCCGCGTCGCTGAAACTAGCCAAGTCTCTAACGACAACTGAGAATAGATCCCAGAATCGGTCGAGGGGTAGGCAGCTCAAGATTCTAGGCAACTTTCAATTGCTGGCGGGAAGGTACACTGATGCCCTCGCGAGCTTCGGCGAGGCAATCACGCTGCTGCATAAAGTACGAGATCATTTGTGGCTTGGATCTGCACTTGACGGTATTGCTATCTGTTTTTTGCTCTTGTCTTATCTACAGATCTCCTTCCAAATACCTTCCATCATCAACGTTCTTTGTCCACATCAAGCATCAAACGCTATATCGGAAACCGATTCGCCTAGAAATAGTGTCTCTCACACGCCAATGAGATCCCCTCGAGGATCCTCCAGTTCTTTATCATCGGCAGCGGCTATTGATGTCGAATCTGCCAATCTGCCGAAACTTATCAAGTCAATTTCTGAGAAGATAATGTATTATTATGAACTAAGTTTATCGCATACTAGTGATTATGCACCGCAAATGGTTTATTCGGAGATTCTCCTGAAGACGTTGTCTTTCATGGTATGCTGTCGATCAAGCGCTGGGTTATCTTCAGATGACTTGCGACTGATTATAGACGGCACATTGCCTCAGCCAGCAAAGTTCGATTGCTCAACTCTTGAGCCTGCATTTACCAGCCACGAGGTCTATTTCTTTGCCAATAGACTTTTTGACCTACAACTGAAGGAAATGGACGTTGAGTCCCAATGTGATATATACATGCATCTAGCGAAAGTATACCGTTCGCTGGGATTTGAAAGGAAAAGAGCCTTTGTGCTCCGACTGCTTCTAGTCGCAATCGTGTCGAATACTGATGACATACTCCTGACTCCGGATTATCGAGCACACCTGGAAAATATGGCCCAGCTGTACGGCATAAAAAGTTCTTTAGCTTTGGAAGCTATGGTAGACGAGCAGGGGGACATCTCGTGGCTCAATTTACAAAAGAGATGCTTACAACTCTGTTTGGCAGTAGCAAGCAGAGCTAAAGATAGAAAGCTATCTGCGCATTACTCATTATTACTCATTGGAAGATACACTCATCTTCTGACACAATCCGAGCAGGTTAATCTGCTGAACAATCATATTGAGCCACTGATATCAGATGGTTGCATTGACTCATATTGGGATCCGTATCTTTTGCGAGATATCAAGTTTGCACGATTGGAATATACCGGTTCAGCTGTTGATGGAGCGGAGTTCCCGGTCGAAATGCAAATGGCGCCCTTTGAGAAGCAGGACGGTGAAGTTACTGAATTAGACACTCATCAGGTCTTTAACCCGTTTAAGGCAGTACAAGCAGCTTCGAAGACATCAGATTCAAATTCTGTTCAGGGTACTTTTCTAGTTGGAGATAGAGCCATGGTATCATGCATGGTTCAAAACCCATTTAAATTTGAGATTAGTATCAAGGAACTGAATTTTGACGCTGAAGCTGGTAAGCATGTAGAACTGGACCAAAATGACATAACTTTGAAGACGCCTATTTTTGTATCACCTGAATCGACAAGGCTAGTGAATCTACCGGTGAATTTCAAGGCTCCGACAGGGAGCGAGTTGCTGAGCATCAGCTCCCTAAAGATGTCTGTAATGGGATTGCCACCGAGAGCTTTTACTATGGTTCCATCGGAGACCGGCTTTTCAGACCATCAAAAGCTCGATGGAGACCAGACTCTTGGGAATCGCGTCAAGATTAAGATATTGCCACAACAACCAGAACTTCAAGTCTTGAGGACAGAAAACATCACTGACAATTCCTGGATGATGCTTCATGGCACAAAGCAAATAGTTTCCGTTGTTTTCAGAAACAAGTCTCTAAGCTGTTCCATTGATTATCTGCAATTTTCACATTTGACCAATATCGAAAAGTCATTCAAGACTGATTACTGGAAAAAACTGCCGTATGACGACTTGTATGGTGTtgagaagcagctggaaTGGCTCAAGAACTCGTGcatcaaaattttggaagCACCTACAAAAATGGCCCCAAATGAGGTTGCGAAGGTTAAAATAGAGATAGACGCTACGTCCGTTCCACTACAATTTGACGGGTTCGATGTAATAGTGAACTACGGCATGCATGCAAGCAAAAAATCCTACATGTACATGAAGACATTGTGCCTACCCTACGAGGTGTCTCTGAAAAGAAGCATAGAGGTACCTGGGATAGAAATCGTTCCTCTAAATGAGCTGTTTGCACCTGAGATGGAGACGGTGGATTGGGTTGAGTTCGTGATGAACAAAAGGCGTTCCGAGCAAAATTTTCGAGTTGGCGACTACGTTCTGCTTTTGCTCGACATAAGGAACTCCTGGATCGACGGCGTGAGTCTTGACTTATCATTCCAGGATTTCCGCAGCCACCAGCACCTGATCGAAGCGGAGCATACCACCAGAGTAGTGGTGCCGATCAAGAAAATTGAACACCAGCATGTACCGTTCAGAGCCCGGCCCATTCCAAGAGTCTTCAATAACAGACAATACATTCAGAGTGGCCTCAGCGAAGATCAGGAACGGGAAATGAGAGAAAAGTTCTGGTGCAGGGAACATATCCTCTCGCACCTGCAATGCCGATGGCACCTTGCCAAGGATTCTTCAATTACTGGAGAAGTGGATTTCCGACAATTCCTGGACAAGCTCGACGACCTAATGGTGAAGAACCTCTATCTGGACCGATCGCCCTACCTTGTGGACCTCGCACTTGATAAAACTAACATCACCAGAAACCAATCTGTGCACGCAAGAGTTACAATTACCCCAGCAGCTGCAAGACACGCAACCAGCGAGCCCTTGCTGCTTTCCTTCATGATATTTGATCATCACACATCCAAGGTTTTGCCAAGTAGCAGTCGAAGAATCCTCTACAACGGAACCTTGACCAGGCACATCGTGGCAGTTAAAGAGACCAAGCTCGCATTGGAACTCATACCGATCGAGCCAGGAACCTACGAGATATGTGCCCTCATAACCAACTCCAACGAGGATCGTCCCATGAGCCTATCCAACCAAGAACCGGTAACTCTCTTAGTAACCTGA
- the ADE8 gene encoding phosphoribosylglycinamide formyltransferase (ancestral locus Anc_5.508), with translation MTKSRITVLISGSGSNLQALIDAQSEGKLGNAEIVSVISSSKKAYGLTRAAAANIPTKVQSLYPYTRDIPQDNKEKRAEARVRFEKDLAELVLSDEPDLVVCAGWLLILGPEFLSRTNTVPIINLHPALPGAFDGTTHAIEMAWKKAEDEGKPLKAGCMVHYVIEEVDRGEPLLIKELEIIPGKETLEEYEKRVHEAEHVAIVEATAAALSKK, from the coding sequence ATGACCAAGTCGAGAATAACCGTCCTGATTTCTGGATCTGGATCCAATTTGCAAGCTTTAATTGATGCGCAATCAGAGGGTAAATTGGGCAATGCTGAGATAGTGTCGGTCATATCGTCGAGTAAAAAGGCATACGGTCTAACGAGAGCTGCTGCGGCGAATATTCCTACTAAGGTTCAATCGCTGTATCCATACACTAGAGATATCCCACAGGATAACAAAGAAAAGCGTGCTGAAGCCAGGGTCCGTTTCGAAAAAGATTTGGCAGAGCTGGTACTCTCCGATGAACCCGATCTGGTGGTATGTGCCGGCTGGCTATTGATACTGGGTCCTGAGTTTTTGTCCCGTACCAATACTGTACCAATCATCAATCTACACCCAGCGCTACCCGGGGCGTTCGACGGGACCACTCATGCCATCGAAATGGCCTGGAAGAAGGCCGAAGACGAGGGCAAGCCACTGAAGGCCGGCTGTATGGTTCATTATGTGATTGAAGAGGTGGATAGAGGCGAGCCATTGCTCATCAAGGAGTTAGAGATCATCCCAGGAAAAGAGACGCTGGAAGAGTACGAAAAAAGGGTTCACGAAGCTGAGCACGTTGCCATCGTGGAGGCTACCGCCGCTGccttgtcgaagaagtaG